A genomic segment from Bacteroidota bacterium encodes:
- a CDS encoding thiazole synthase, with protein MDKWEIGGKAFSSRLLLGTAGYSSPGLMLQALEAGASEIVTVSVRRIGLAQVSDTFLDADFFQSVQLLPNTAGCYTARDAVFTAELAREALGVDWIKVEVIGDEHTLLPDAVELLKACEQLVKAGFTVLPYCTDDPILCRRLADLGCAAVMPLAAPIGSGLGIRNPHNLELIRAAVHLPVIVDAGIGTASDAALAMELGCDAILLNTAVSQAEDPVAMATAMRLGVEAGRLAYRAGRIPRIQHGRASTPPAGRPTL; from the coding sequence ATGGATAAGTGGGAGATAGGCGGAAAAGCGTTCTCCAGCAGGCTGCTGCTGGGTACAGCCGGATATAGCAGCCCGGGCCTAATGCTGCAGGCGCTGGAGGCGGGTGCTAGCGAAATTGTAACCGTAAGCGTAAGGCGAATAGGCCTGGCTCAGGTATCAGACACTTTTCTGGATGCAGACTTCTTTCAGTCGGTGCAGCTACTGCCCAATACAGCCGGGTGCTACACGGCCCGAGACGCGGTTTTTACGGCCGAACTGGCGCGTGAGGCCCTGGGGGTAGACTGGATAAAAGTAGAAGTGATAGGTGATGAGCATACCCTGCTGCCCGATGCAGTAGAGCTGCTGAAGGCGTGCGAGCAGCTGGTAAAAGCCGGGTTTACGGTACTACCCTACTGCACAGACGACCCCATCCTGTGCCGGCGCCTGGCCGATCTGGGCTGCGCGGCCGTGATGCCCCTGGCGGCACCCATTGGCAGTGGGCTGGGCATCCGCAACCCCCACAACCTGGAACTGATAAGAGCCGCAGTACACCTGCCCGTAATCGTGGATGCAGGCATAGGCACGGCCAGCGACGCGGCCCTGGCAATGGAACTGGGCTGCGATGCCATCCTGCTAAACACAGCCGTGAGCCAGGCCGAAGACCCCGTAGCCATGGCCACTGCCATGCGGCTGGGGGTGGAGGCGGGCCGCCTGGCCTACCGGGCGGGGCGCATCCCCCGGATACAGCATGGCCGCGCCTCCACCCCACCGGCGGGCAGGCCCACGCTATAG
- the aroB gene encoding 3-dehydroquinate synthase, with the protein MCIAHDFLATLQPLLSGRAVHLFVDAEAARCHSSLLAQLQVQSRFVVPSGEQHKTLQTATHMWQHLLAVGADRAGLVLAVGGGVTTDMAAFVASTYMRGLPVVLCPTTLLSQVDASVGGKTGIDFEGGKNLIGTFYQPEQVVIWPGFLATLPPRQLLSGYAEVLKHGLIADAAYWDHCKAGLPTGPVALAEVVTHSVSLKAQVVQQDPTEKGLRKILNFGHTLGHAIESYYLATDEPLLHGEAVALGMLLEARLAALKTGLPMAAVQEIAHVLTGLGYPTRLPAQAVPAVLQLMRLDKKNRSGSFRFSLLRAIGQCDYDIEVSEALVTQSIAESQTPW; encoded by the coding sequence GTGTGTATCGCCCACGATTTTCTGGCCACCCTACAGCCCCTGCTGTCTGGTAGGGCGGTACACCTGTTTGTGGATGCAGAGGCTGCGCGCTGCCACAGCAGCCTGCTGGCACAGCTGCAGGTGCAGTCTCGCTTTGTGGTGCCTAGTGGAGAGCAGCACAAGACCCTGCAAACAGCCACACACATGTGGCAGCACCTGCTGGCCGTGGGGGCCGACCGTGCCGGCCTGGTACTGGCGGTAGGCGGCGGCGTTACCACAGACATGGCAGCCTTTGTGGCCAGTACCTACATGCGCGGGCTACCGGTAGTGCTGTGCCCCACCACGCTGCTAAGCCAGGTAGATGCCAGCGTGGGTGGAAAGACGGGCATCGACTTTGAGGGAGGAAAAAACCTGATCGGCACCTTTTATCAGCCCGAGCAGGTGGTGATCTGGCCCGGTTTTCTGGCCACACTCCCCCCCCGCCAGCTGCTGAGCGGCTATGCCGAGGTGCTGAAGCACGGCCTGATAGCCGATGCTGCCTACTGGGACCACTGCAAGGCAGGCCTGCCCACCGGGCCAGTGGCACTGGCCGAGGTGGTAACCCACAGTGTAAGCCTGAAGGCCCAGGTAGTGCAGCAGGACCCCACAGAAAAAGGCCTGCGCAAGATTCTGAATTTCGGCCACACCCTAGGCCACGCCATCGAGAGCTACTACCTGGCTACAGACGAGCCCCTGCTGCATGGCGAAGCCGTGGCCCTGGGCATGCTGCTGGAGGCACGCCTGGCGGCCCTGAAAACCGGCCTGCCTATGGCGGCTGTACAAGAGATTGCACACGTCTTGACCGGGCTGGGCTATCCCACCCGGCTGCCTGCACAGGCTGTGCCGGCTGTGCTACAGCTGATGCGCCTGGATAAGAAAAACCGCTCGGGTAGCTTTCGGTTTAGCCTGCTGAGGGCTATAGGCCAGTGCGACTATGATATAGAGGTGAGCGAGGCCCTTGTAACGCAAAGTATAGCTGAGAGCCAGACACCCTGGTAA
- a CDS encoding proline dehydrogenase family protein, giving the protein MPSSHPNSTSPEPQSRVSFSNTREAFTYKSTQELQRAALLFRSIGWPVLARIGPRVLNTALGLRLPIRGLVRRFFFDQFCGGYNLPEAQATAQKLYAYGVRCTLDYAVEALKSTKGYEQTKEEILKAIRHAKDHPEIAFVAIKLTGLGNLHALAAAQPGLRTVPDGRDMDQLVQRLEAICQYARDADQPIMIDAEESWIQDQIDQLAERMMLTYNTHKAIVYTTIQMYRHDRLHYLKQLAQQFAEKGVKLGVKLVRGAYLETEHERARVLGYPTPMQPSKAATDADYDAAASYILSRIEDIALCAGTHSEKSCAHIVQEMEARNLAHGHPHIIFSQLYGMSDHISFNLARAQYNVSKYLPYGPLEETMPYLFRRASENTSIAGQSGRELALIEQELARRKKEGRRPSRSKS; this is encoded by the coding sequence ATGCCCTCCAGCCACCCGAATTCGACCTCGCCTGAGCCGCAGAGCCGTGTCTCGTTTAGCAACACACGCGAGGCTTTTACCTACAAATCCACCCAGGAGCTGCAACGGGCAGCCCTACTGTTCCGCAGCATAGGCTGGCCTGTGCTGGCCCGGATTGGGCCACGTGTGCTCAATACGGCGCTGGGCCTTAGGCTACCCATACGGGGCCTGGTGCGCCGCTTCTTCTTCGATCAGTTTTGCGGGGGATACAACCTGCCGGAGGCACAGGCCACCGCGCAGAAGCTGTATGCCTATGGGGTACGGTGTACCCTGGACTACGCCGTAGAAGCCCTGAAAAGCACAAAAGGGTATGAGCAAACCAAGGAAGAAATTCTGAAAGCCATCCGGCATGCCAAAGATCATCCCGAGATAGCCTTTGTGGCCATCAAGCTTACCGGGCTGGGCAACCTGCATGCGCTGGCAGCGGCGCAGCCGGGGCTGCGGACGGTACCCGATGGACGGGATATGGACCAACTGGTGCAGCGACTGGAGGCAATATGCCAGTATGCACGCGATGCCGACCAGCCAATCATGATAGATGCAGAAGAGAGCTGGATACAAGACCAGATAGACCAGCTGGCAGAGCGCATGATGCTGACCTATAATACCCACAAGGCCATCGTATACACCACCATACAGATGTATCGGCACGACAGGCTGCACTACCTGAAGCAGCTGGCGCAGCAGTTTGCCGAGAAGGGGGTAAAACTGGGGGTAAAACTGGTAAGAGGTGCCTACCTGGAAACAGAGCATGAGCGTGCACGCGTGCTGGGCTACCCCACCCCCATGCAGCCCAGCAAGGCCGCTACGGATGCCGACTACGATGCCGCCGCCAGCTACATACTCAGCCGGATAGAGGACATTGCCCTGTGTGCAGGCACCCATAGCGAAAAGAGCTGCGCCCACATTGTGCAAGAAATGGAAGCAAGAAACCTGGCGCATGGCCATCCGCATATCATCTTTAGCCAGCTGTATGGCATGAGCGACCACATAAGCTTTAACCTGGCCCGGGCACAGTACAACGTAAGCAAATACCTGCCCTATGGCCCACTGGAAGAGACGATGCCGTATCTATTCCGGCGGGCAAGCGAAAACACCAGCATAGCCGGACAGAGCGGACGAGAGCTGGCCCTGATAGAGCAAGAGCTGGCCCGAAGAAAAAAGGAAGGCCGCAGGCCCAGTAGATCCAAGTCGTAG
- a CDS encoding gliding motility-associated C-terminal domain-containing protein — protein MTSPYTGAVTVSATGNYTRYLRAHNGTCWSAGFGLVSFTINPIPAVPGALSEVNVGCEATNLQATGIPAPGVSWYWQDAENGIDRSVPYAGARAVTAGGTYYLRAEQNGCWSTASNITVTRESGTASFQVRPGRLSLPAEKQVTILNQSQVPAGSSYSWEFPGGTPASYVGEQPVPITYSRSGRYTLRLNILSPDGCTYTAEQRVEVTQSILLPNAFSPNADGTNDTWPGLLETTIDPQTRVKIFDRWGTLMYEGFPVWDGKDAPEGVYYYSWEGPGGDSRQGTITLVR, from the coding sequence ATGACAAGCCCCTACACCGGCGCTGTCACGGTATCGGCTACGGGTAACTACACCCGCTACCTGCGTGCCCACAATGGCACCTGCTGGAGTGCTGGCTTCGGCCTGGTGAGCTTCACCATCAATCCGATCCCGGCTGTGCCCGGTGCGCTAAGCGAGGTGAACGTGGGCTGTGAGGCAACCAACCTACAGGCTACGGGGATCCCTGCTCCGGGGGTTAGCTGGTACTGGCAGGATGCGGAGAACGGCATAGACCGGTCTGTGCCCTATGCCGGTGCCAGGGCCGTAACTGCTGGTGGCACCTACTACCTGCGTGCTGAGCAGAACGGCTGCTGGAGTACGGCTTCCAACATCACGGTTACCAGAGAATCTGGCACTGCCAGCTTCCAGGTAAGGCCGGGCAGGCTAAGCCTACCTGCCGAAAAGCAGGTAACGATCCTGAACCAGTCTCAGGTGCCTGCTGGTAGTAGCTACAGCTGGGAGTTCCCAGGCGGTACGCCCGCCAGCTATGTGGGTGAGCAGCCTGTGCCTATAACCTACAGCCGTTCGGGACGATACACCCTGCGCCTCAACATCCTGTCGCCAGATGGCTGCACGTATACTGCCGAGCAGCGCGTGGAGGTGACACAGTCCATTCTCCTGCCAAATGCATTCTCTCCCAATGCGGATGGTACGAATGATACCTGGCCAGGCCTTCTTGAGACAACGATCGATCCGCAGACGCGTGTGAAAATCTTTGACCGATGGGGCACGCTGATGTACGAGGGCTTCCCCGTTTGGGATGGAAAAGATGCCCCTGAGGGTGTATATTACTACAGCTGGGAGGGCCCAGGGGGAGATAGTCGCCAGGGCACCATTACGCTGGTCAGGTAA